A section of the Rhodanobacteraceae bacterium genome encodes:
- a CDS encoding PQQ-dependent sugar dehydrogenase codes for MLRFALLLTAMLVAPCALAQTPPPDLTLTQIVAPGAVSQPLAVRHAGDGSGRIFIVQKNGVIRVYKNGALVATPLLTISVATSSEQGLLGLAFHPDYDGVNERRFYVAYTQTTSGNPQAIAEFRTTVGNPDVADLTSRREVIQVPDVAGNHNGGDIVFGPDGYLYWSMGDGGPQGDPNGFAQCLWKKPLDGTPSNCSPGGGTNYFLLGKIIRIDPTQTTASASSEMCAATAGQPAGYRIPPDNPFVGSNQTCDEIMHYGMRNPWRISFDKVTGDLFIADVGQNAWEEVTYLPAGSSGVNLGWKCFEGTTTFTTAAPCNVPLVNYLPPFQTYQHLSGRCSITGGYRYRGPIGALRGTYINSDYCTGELYFSTRAANGTWSPGLTQVNVWQDTPYSIAGFGEDEAGNVYVTNIGGGGVYVFTSASDNSAIFEHGFEG; via the coding sequence ATGCTGCGTTTTGCTCTGCTTCTGACCGCCATGCTGGTGGCTCCTTGCGCCTTGGCGCAGACGCCGCCACCAGATCTGACCCTGACCCAGATAGTCGCGCCTGGTGCCGTGAGTCAGCCCCTTGCCGTGCGTCACGCTGGCGATGGCTCAGGCCGAATCTTCATCGTGCAGAAGAACGGCGTCATCCGCGTGTACAAGAATGGCGCGCTCGTGGCCACGCCCCTGCTGACGATATCGGTGGCTACTTCCAGCGAGCAAGGACTGCTGGGCCTGGCTTTTCACCCGGACTACGATGGCGTCAACGAGCGCCGCTTCTATGTGGCCTACACCCAAACCACCTCCGGCAACCCGCAGGCCATTGCCGAGTTCCGAACCACCGTCGGCAACCCCGATGTGGCAGATCTCACGTCGCGGCGGGAAGTCATCCAGGTGCCGGATGTGGCTGGCAACCACAACGGCGGCGACATTGTGTTCGGTCCTGACGGCTACCTGTACTGGTCGATGGGCGATGGCGGACCGCAGGGCGATCCCAACGGCTTTGCCCAATGCCTGTGGAAGAAGCCGCTGGATGGCACGCCGTCGAATTGCTCACCGGGCGGCGGCACCAACTACTTCCTGCTGGGCAAGATCATCCGCATCGATCCCACCCAGACCACTGCCAGTGCCAGCAGCGAGATGTGCGCGGCGACCGCCGGACAGCCGGCCGGCTATCGCATCCCGCCGGACAATCCCTTTGTCGGCAGCAACCAGACCTGCGACGAGATCATGCACTACGGCATGCGCAATCCCTGGCGCATCAGCTTCGACAAGGTCACCGGTGATCTGTTCATCGCCGACGTTGGCCAGAATGCCTGGGAAGAAGTCACCTACCTGCCCGCCGGTTCCTCGGGCGTGAATCTGGGCTGGAAGTGCTTTGAAGGCACCACGACATTCACCACCGCCGCGCCCTGCAATGTGCCGCTCGTGAACTATCTGCCTCCATTCCAGACCTATCAGCACCTGTCGGGGCGTTGCTCCATCACTGGCGGCTACCGCTATCGCGGCCCGATCGGCGCGCTGCGGGGCACCTACATCAATTCCGACTACTGCACCGGCGAGCTGTACTTCTCCACCCGTGCGGCGAACGGCACCTGGTCGCCTGGCCTGACCCAGGTCAACGTCTGGCAGGACACGCCCTACAGCATCGCCGGCTTCGGTGAGGATGAGGCCGGCAACGTCTACGTCACCAACATCGGCGGCGGCGGCGTCTACGTATTCACCTCGGCCAGTGACAACAGCGCCATCTTCGAACACGGCTTCGAGGGCTGA
- the plsB gene encoding glycerol-3-phosphate 1-O-acyltransferase PlsB, producing the protein MSEANIVVKAPWFRRALLALVDTVLHPFLRLTRITPETDQPPFDPGKPVCYILDRQGLSNVAILDRACREAGWPRPIDPLPLATLSRPPPAIFAIEKRTGWLLNRRQLRDRTVRLERLLGAIRRDPDVQVQLVPVSIFVGRAPDRSAGWFKVLFSENWVVVGRFRRLLAILFNGRNTLLQFSPPVTLDQAIGESEDLKRAAHKLSLLMRVHFRRIRGAVIGPDLSHRRTLVGDLLRADAVRAAIAAQANKEKGGYKAAAKKANAYAREIAADYSHPVVRSLSFILQGFWNRIYDGVTLHHFDAFRQRAPGYEVVYVPCHRSHIDYLLLSYLLYRNGLVPPHIAAGVNLNLPVVGPILRRGGAFFLRRSFKANALYSAVFSEYVTRLVRQGVALEYFIEGGRSRTGRLLPPRAGMLALTVRAFLRERARPVLFQPVYIGYEKLIEGKSYLGELSGQPKAKESWIGLLRSLSVLRHRYGRVVVNFGEPIELDQVLQDHAPDWREQQTGENDRPAWFSSAVDDLSHRILENINGAADLNPVALLALVILGTPKHAIGEADLVAHLQIFLDLARELPFSDRITITTMTPTEIVAYGESMGWIGRLKHPLGDVLRAEGDQGVLLSYYRNNVTHVFAAVSWVACCLLNTRRLSRQGLGRLGRMVYPFIKTELFLPWDADGFVERIDAAADFMAQRGLVNVDSEGGWISRPADGGDAFFGLRVLAHSLLQTFQRYYVVIAVLGKNGPGVLSSGELETLCTVTAQRMALLHELSGPEFGDRALFKSFIQMLKAEGIVSVDDNGKLTFGPELNQLGSDARIILSRELRQGIVAITPEARAQLAPPEPQPDTNTTPSLEGPDKPGA; encoded by the coding sequence ATGAGCGAAGCGAATATCGTCGTCAAGGCGCCATGGTTCCGACGCGCCCTGCTGGCGCTGGTCGATACCGTGCTGCACCCCTTTCTGCGGCTGACCCGGATCACGCCGGAGACCGATCAGCCGCCCTTTGATCCGGGCAAGCCGGTCTGCTACATCCTGGATCGGCAGGGCCTCTCGAATGTGGCCATCCTCGACCGCGCCTGCCGCGAAGCCGGCTGGCCACGTCCAATCGATCCTCTGCCACTGGCCACCCTGAGCCGGCCGCCGCCGGCGATCTTCGCCATCGAAAAACGCACGGGCTGGCTGCTCAACCGACGCCAGCTGCGCGATCGCACGGTGCGACTGGAGCGCCTGCTCGGGGCGATCCGCCGCGATCCCGATGTGCAGGTGCAACTGGTGCCGGTTTCGATCTTCGTGGGTCGCGCGCCGGACCGCAGCGCCGGCTGGTTCAAGGTGCTGTTCAGTGAAAACTGGGTGGTGGTGGGCCGCTTCCGGCGGCTGCTGGCGATTCTCTTCAACGGCCGCAACACGTTACTGCAGTTCAGTCCCCCGGTGACGCTGGATCAGGCCATCGGCGAGAGCGAGGACCTCAAGCGCGCAGCGCACAAGCTGTCGCTGCTGATGCGCGTGCATTTCCGGCGCATTCGTGGCGCGGTGATCGGGCCCGACCTTTCACACCGGCGCACGCTGGTGGGCGATCTGCTGCGCGCCGATGCGGTACGCGCCGCGATTGCCGCCCAGGCCAACAAGGAAAAGGGCGGTTACAAGGCGGCGGCCAAGAAGGCCAACGCCTATGCCCGTGAGATCGCCGCCGACTATTCGCATCCGGTGGTGCGCTCGCTGAGTTTCATCCTGCAGGGCTTCTGGAACCGCATCTACGACGGTGTGACCCTGCACCATTTCGACGCCTTCCGGCAGCGGGCGCCCGGCTATGAAGTGGTCTACGTGCCCTGTCACCGCAGCCATATCGATTATCTGCTGTTGTCCTATCTGCTGTATCGCAATGGTCTGGTGCCGCCGCATATTGCCGCTGGCGTCAATCTGAACCTGCCGGTGGTCGGGCCGATCCTGCGACGTGGCGGTGCCTTCTTCCTGCGCCGCAGCTTCAAGGCCAATGCGCTGTATTCGGCGGTGTTCAGCGAATACGTGACCCGGCTGGTGCGCCAGGGTGTGGCCCTGGAGTACTTCATCGAAGGCGGTCGCAGCCGTACCGGCCGGCTGCTGCCGCCGCGCGCCGGCATGCTGGCGCTGACCGTGCGCGCCTTCCTGCGCGAACGCGCGCGGCCGGTGCTGTTCCAGCCGGTCTACATCGGCTACGAGAAGCTGATCGAGGGCAAGTCATACCTCGGCGAACTCTCCGGACAGCCCAAGGCCAAGGAATCGTGGATCGGGCTGCTGCGCTCGCTGTCGGTGCTGCGCCACCGCTACGGCCGCGTGGTGGTCAACTTCGGCGAGCCGATCGAACTCGATCAGGTGCTGCAGGATCACGCCCCCGACTGGCGCGAGCAGCAGACCGGCGAGAACGACCGGCCGGCCTGGTTCTCGTCGGCTGTTGACGACCTCTCCCACCGCATTCTCGAAAACATCAACGGCGCGGCCGATTTGAATCCGGTGGCGCTGCTGGCGCTGGTGATCCTCGGCACCCCCAAGCACGCCATCGGCGAAGCCGATCTGGTCGCCCACCTGCAGATATTCCTGGACCTGGCCCGCGAGCTGCCGTTCAGCGATCGCATCACGATCACCACCATGACGCCGACCGAGATCGTCGCCTACGGCGAGAGCATGGGCTGGATCGGGCGGCTCAAGCACCCGCTCGGCGATGTCCTCAGGGCTGAGGGTGATCAGGGCGTGCTGTTGTCCTATTACCGTAACAACGTCACCCATGTGTTCGCGGCGGTGTCCTGGGTGGCGTGCTGCCTGCTCAACACCCGCCGACTGTCGCGACAGGGTCTGGGGCGCCTGGGGCGCATGGTCTATCCCTTCATCAAGACCGAGCTGTTCCTGCCCTGGGATGCCGACGGTTTCGTCGAGCGCATCGATGCTGCCGCCGATTTCATGGCCCAGCGCGGACTGGTCAATGTCGACAGCGAAGGCGGCTGGATCTCACGCCCGGCGGATGGCGGCGACGCCTTCTTCGGCTTGCGCGTGCTCGCCCACAGCCTGCTGCAGACCTTCCAGCGCTATTACGTGGTTATCGCCGTGCTCGGCAAGAATGGCCCCGGTGTGCTGTCATCGGGCGAACTGGAAACCCTGTGTACCGTCACCGCTCAGCGCATGGCCCTGCTGCACGAGCTGTCCGGCCCCGAGTTCGGCGATCGCGCCCTGTTCAAGAGTTTCATCCAGATGCTCAAGGCCGAAGGCATCGTCAGCGTCGACGACAACGGCAAACTGACCTTCGGCCCAGAACTCAACCAGCTCGGCTCCGACGCCCGCATCATCCTCTCGCGCGAGTTGCGCCAGGGCATCGTGGCGATCACGCCGGAAGCGCGGGCGCAGCTGGCGCCGCCGGAGCCACAGCCAGACACGAACACGACGCCCAGTCTGGAAGGCCCGGACAAGCCCGGCGCCTGA
- the pyrF gene encoding orotidine-5'-phosphate decarboxylase yields MTTVHHPEIPLAERLIFALDVADLDQARQWIARLGDAVSHYKIGLELLSSGGYFELLAELKAAGKRVFADLKLHDIPATVAAAVAGMARHQPDLLTLHAYPAAIKAAAGQAGSMRLLAVTVLTSISEGELQASGVSQPLASCVSARAAEAIAAGAAGLVCSGLEAARLRSELGSAALIVCPGIRASAGGDDQQRTVDVATAFANGADYIVVGRPIRQAEDPRAAAQAIQRTIAEIFA; encoded by the coding sequence ATGACCACCGTGCACCACCCCGAAATCCCGCTGGCCGAACGCCTGATCTTCGCGCTGGATGTGGCCGACCTTGATCAGGCCAGGCAATGGATCGCGCGCCTGGGGGATGCCGTCAGTCATTACAAGATCGGACTGGAACTGCTCAGCAGCGGTGGCTATTTCGAGCTGCTGGCCGAACTCAAGGCCGCTGGCAAACGCGTGTTCGCCGATCTCAAGCTGCACGATATTCCGGCGACCGTGGCCGCGGCCGTCGCCGGCATGGCCCGCCATCAACCTGATCTGCTGACCCTGCACGCCTATCCAGCCGCGATCAAGGCGGCGGCTGGCCAGGCCGGATCCATGCGCCTGCTGGCGGTCACGGTGCTGACCAGCATCAGTGAAGGCGAACTTCAGGCCAGCGGCGTGAGTCAGCCGCTCGCCAGCTGCGTATCGGCGCGCGCCGCCGAGGCCATTGCCGCTGGCGCCGCCGGGTTGGTCTGCTCCGGCCTGGAGGCCGCCCGCCTGCGCAGCGAACTCGGCTCGGCAGCGCTGATCGTCTGTCCGGGCATCCGCGCCAGCGCCGGCGGCGATGATCAGCAGCGCACCGTCGACGTTGCCACAGCCTTCGCCAACGGCGCCGACTACATCGTGGTTGGTCGCCCCATCCGCCAGGCCGAAGACCCCCGCGCCGCCGCGCAGGCCATACAGCGCACCATCGCCGAGATCTTTGCGTAG
- a CDS encoding M1 family metallopeptidase, whose translation MRAFLTLLVFTVSTACAAPDPHSYANIDAVRVSHAHLDLAVSFERRELSGFVDLDLLRKDPAATEVVLDTRELHIDQVLAVDAQQRYTPTAFSLSRADPIFGQALRIELPQGVERIRVRYRTSPDASGLQWLPPELTAGKKQPFLFTQSQAIHARSWVPIQDTPAVRFSYSARISTPPGLLARMSANNNPLDAANGDYRFIMQQAIPSYLLALAVGELKFAALGERSGVYAEPNVLEAAAYEFEDTERMIEITESLYGPYRWGRYDLLVLPASFPFGGMENPRLTFLTPTVIAGDRSLVALIAHELAHSWSGNLVTNRSWDDFWLNEGFTTYVENRIVEAAFGSERADMERQLAERDLQEELEALSEADQHLRLDLRGRDPDDGLTEVAYTKGMVFLRFLEQRFGREVFDPFVRAWFDRHAFGTVGTNDFLAFLKSELLDRHPGKVSGEELAAFIEGPGLPDFAPRTHATRFDAIDAARSDWLSGKTALAAIDTSAWSTQEWMRWIEGLPESTTPAQLAEFDLAYQVSMVGNSEIAFAWYMKAIEHDYRPAFAPMQDFLQRIGRRKFVLPLYTALMRNPGQQDYARKVYASARGSYHPITRASVDDVMR comes from the coding sequence ATGCGCGCCTTTCTGACCCTGCTGGTATTCACCGTGAGCACTGCCTGCGCTGCACCCGATCCGCATTCCTACGCCAACATCGATGCGGTGCGGGTGAGCCATGCGCACCTGGATCTCGCGGTGTCCTTCGAGCGCCGCGAGCTCTCCGGATTTGTCGATCTGGATCTGCTGCGCAAGGATCCGGCCGCCACCGAGGTAGTGCTGGACACGCGCGAGCTGCACATCGATCAGGTACTCGCCGTCGATGCCCAGCAGCGCTACACGCCGACCGCCTTCAGCCTGTCCAGGGCCGATCCGATTTTCGGTCAGGCGCTGCGCATCGAGCTTCCCCAGGGCGTCGAGCGCATCCGCGTCCGCTACCGCACCTCGCCGGATGCCAGCGGCTTGCAGTGGTTGCCGCCGGAGCTGACCGCCGGCAAGAAACAGCCCTTCCTGTTCACCCAGTCGCAGGCCATCCATGCCCGCTCCTGGGTGCCGATCCAGGACACGCCCGCGGTGCGCTTCAGTTATTCCGCCCGCATCAGCACACCGCCAGGACTACTGGCGCGGATGAGTGCCAACAACAATCCGCTTGATGCCGCCAATGGCGACTACCGCTTCATCATGCAGCAGGCGATTCCGAGCTACCTGCTGGCCTTGGCCGTGGGCGAGCTCAAGTTCGCTGCCTTGGGCGAGCGCAGCGGCGTGTATGCAGAGCCCAATGTGCTCGAAGCGGCCGCCTACGAGTTCGAAGACACCGAGCGCATGATCGAGATCACCGAGTCGCTGTACGGCCCCTATCGCTGGGGCCGCTACGATTTGCTGGTGCTGCCGGCCTCCTTTCCCTTCGGCGGCATGGAAAACCCGCGACTGACCTTCCTCACGCCCACCGTGATCGCTGGCGACCGCAGCCTGGTGGCGCTGATTGCCCACGAGCTGGCGCATTCCTGGTCGGGCAATCTGGTCACCAATCGCAGCTGGGATGATTTCTGGTTGAACGAGGGCTTCACCACCTACGTCGAGAACCGCATCGTCGAAGCGGCCTTTGGCAGCGAGCGTGCCGACATGGAGCGGCAACTGGCCGAACGTGATCTGCAGGAAGAGCTGGAAGCGTTGTCGGAGGCCGATCAGCATCTGCGCCTGGATCTGCGCGGGCGCGATCCGGATGACGGTCTGACCGAGGTGGCCTACACCAAGGGCATGGTCTTCCTGCGTTTTCTGGAACAACGATTCGGGCGCGAAGTCTTCGATCCCTTCGTCCGAGCGTGGTTCGACCGGCATGCCTTCGGCACAGTCGGAACCAACGACTTCCTCGCCTTCCTCAAGTCCGAGCTGCTTGATCGCCATCCCGGCAAAGTCAGTGGCGAGGAGTTGGCAGCTTTCATCGAGGGCCCGGGTCTGCCGGACTTCGCGCCGCGCACCCACGCCACCCGCTTCGATGCCATCGACGCCGCGCGCAGCGACTGGCTCTCGGGCAAGACAGCGCTTGCGGCCATCGACACCAGCGCCTGGAGCACCCAGGAATGGATGCGCTGGATCGAAGGACTGCCCGAATCGACGACGCCGGCGCAGCTGGCCGAGTTCGACCTGGCCTATCAGGTGAGCATGGTCGGCAACAGCGAGATCGCCTTCGCCTGGTACATGAAGGCCATCGAACACGACTACCGCCCGGCCTTCGCACCGATGCAGGATTTCCTGCAGCGCATCGGTCGCCGCAAGTTCGTACTGCCCCTGTACACCGCGCTGATGCGCAACCCGGGGCAACAGGATTACGCCCGCAAGGTCTACGCCAGTGCCCGCGGCAGCTACCACCCGATCACCCGCGCCAGCGTCGATGACGTGATGCGGTAG
- a CDS encoding PAS-domain containing protein — MIAPWLLLLAALTYLVALFSVAAWGDRRARLTSQPALRAWIYSLALGVYCTTWTLYGAVGTARGSGWAFLPIYLGPILIFAFASGLLERLVLIARQQNISSISHLISARFGRSRPLAALVTIIALFAAVPYVALQFKAISASIQVLAPASSDHGSSLYTDTALYVAVTMALFAMLFGAREASATAHRRGLLVAVALESVVKLAALIVVALLALVLGKNAWPGALARVAADPVWSPEQFGTLTFLTQTLLAACAIFCLPRQFQVGVVECTDPADLKLARRVFIGYLVLVSICVLPVAWLAQDLVPAGNPDHLLLRLPLENGHPGIAMLAFIGGLSAGTAMVIVVCVALSTMISNDLLMPLLMRIRSLRLQQNADLSAWVLGCKRVSIALLAALAFAFYRIDGGSGTLASYGLLAFSAVAQFAPALVASLYWRNASQRGVAWGLAGGFAVWIYTLLLPQLSLAGWVGGEFLQKGPWGFAPLAPQALLGVAGPDPLTHGTLWSLLVNSALLMAVSLRQRPHLGERLQATAYLDPYALRASAVQELVPHVHLRDLVELAQRILGRESATAAFERFFLTHQRDPDLSAPADRRALQFTERLLAGAVGPGSARLMLTSVLRGSGLELGEVVSVLDETSQALRFNRELLQTTFEHMSQGISVVDGEMRLVAWNRRYSELFDYPDGMLFVGRPVADLIRYNAERGQIGPGDVDDQVERRLAHMRAGSSHRYVRERADGHVVEMRGEPLPGGGFVMSFNDITEFKRAEDALREANEHLEDRVEQRTFELRASLKAQEQARRLAQAAQETRTRFIAAASHDLLQPLSAARLFLSSLRDDPRLGTDASGLVDRVDSSLSAAEEMLDGLIDLARLDAGVLEPEMQPFALGELFESMQSQFASLAQSRGLRLRFLATRLVIHSDRKLLRRILQNFISNALRYTRKGGVVVGARRQGERVRIEVWDSGPGIPDTVRSRVFSDFERGPEGSPWGERGLGLGLAGCMRLAHLMGAQLDLRSRAEHGSMFFVSARRAELASRDRASADAQTATANRQGLRILVIDNEPEVLEATSGLLQRWGHQVQTASSGLPAVQLLQSGSFDLALVDHQLDGDENGIDLVLNWRRIGCAPAAIVMVSADRNEAFLKAAAAARLPVLHKPVKPAALRAMMASVCQAA, encoded by the coding sequence GTGATCGCCCCCTGGTTGTTGCTGCTCGCGGCCCTCACCTATCTGGTGGCGTTGTTTTCGGTCGCTGCCTGGGGAGATCGCCGTGCCCGACTGACCAGCCAGCCAGCCCTGCGCGCGTGGATCTACAGCCTGGCGCTCGGGGTCTATTGCACCACCTGGACGCTGTACGGCGCGGTCGGCACGGCGCGCGGCAGCGGCTGGGCCTTCCTGCCGATCTATCTCGGCCCGATCCTGATCTTCGCCTTCGCCAGCGGCCTGCTGGAGCGGCTGGTGTTGATCGCGCGCCAGCAGAACATCAGCTCGATCTCGCATCTGATCTCGGCGCGCTTCGGGCGCTCGCGGCCACTGGCCGCATTGGTGACGATCATCGCCTTGTTCGCCGCCGTGCCCTATGTGGCCCTGCAGTTCAAGGCCATCAGCGCCAGCATCCAGGTATTGGCACCGGCCAGCAGCGATCATGGCAGCAGCCTGTACACCGATACCGCGCTCTACGTGGCGGTGACCATGGCCCTGTTCGCCATGCTCTTCGGCGCCCGCGAGGCCAGCGCCACGGCACACCGTCGCGGCCTGTTGGTGGCGGTGGCGCTGGAGTCGGTGGTCAAGCTGGCGGCGCTGATCGTGGTTGCGCTGCTGGCCCTGGTGCTCGGCAAGAACGCCTGGCCGGGAGCGCTGGCGCGCGTGGCTGCCGACCCGGTGTGGTCGCCCGAGCAATTTGGCACGCTGACCTTTCTCACCCAGACCCTTCTCGCCGCCTGCGCCATCTTCTGTCTGCCGCGGCAGTTCCAGGTTGGGGTGGTGGAGTGCACCGATCCTGCCGATCTGAAACTGGCGCGGCGGGTATTCATCGGCTATCTGGTGCTGGTGTCGATCTGCGTGCTGCCGGTGGCCTGGCTGGCGCAGGACCTGGTCCCGGCTGGGAACCCCGATCACCTGCTGCTGCGCCTGCCCCTGGAAAACGGCCATCCCGGCATCGCCATGCTGGCCTTCATCGGTGGTCTGTCGGCGGGTACGGCGATGGTCATCGTCGTCTGCGTGGCACTGTCGACCATGATCAGCAACGATCTGCTGATGCCGCTGCTGATGCGGATACGGTCGCTGCGACTGCAGCAGAACGCCGATCTGTCCGCCTGGGTGCTGGGCTGCAAGCGGGTGTCGATTGCGCTGCTGGCGGCATTGGCTTTCGCCTTCTATCGCATCGACGGTGGCAGCGGCACGCTCGCCAGCTACGGCTTGCTGGCTTTCAGCGCCGTCGCCCAGTTCGCCCCGGCGCTGGTGGCCTCGCTGTACTGGCGCAATGCCAGTCAGCGCGGCGTGGCCTGGGGCCTGGCCGGCGGTTTCGCGGTCTGGATCTACACCCTGCTGCTGCCGCAGCTGTCGCTGGCGGGTTGGGTTGGCGGCGAATTCCTGCAAAAAGGCCCGTGGGGATTTGCACCGCTGGCGCCGCAGGCGCTGCTGGGCGTGGCCGGGCCCGATCCGCTGACCCACGGCACGCTCTGGTCCCTGCTGGTGAATTCGGCGCTGCTGATGGCGGTGTCGCTGCGACAACGACCGCATCTGGGCGAACGCCTGCAGGCCACGGCCTATCTGGACCCCTACGCGCTGCGGGCCAGCGCCGTGCAAGAGCTGGTGCCGCATGTGCACCTGCGCGATCTGGTGGAACTGGCGCAGCGCATCCTCGGACGGGAATCGGCGACTGCCGCCTTCGAGCGCTTTTTCCTCACGCACCAGCGCGACCCTGATCTTTCGGCCCCGGCTGACCGCAGGGCGCTACAGTTCACCGAGCGGCTGCTGGCCGGTGCCGTCGGCCCCGGCTCGGCGCGGCTGATGCTGACCTCGGTACTGCGCGGCAGCGGTCTGGAGCTGGGCGAGGTGGTCTCGGTGCTGGACGAGACCAGCCAGGCTCTGCGCTTCAACCGCGAACTGCTGCAGACCACCTTCGAGCACATGAGCCAGGGCATCAGCGTGGTCGATGGCGAGATGCGTCTGGTGGCCTGGAATCGGCGCTACAGCGAACTCTTCGACTATCCCGACGGCATGCTCTTCGTCGGTCGGCCGGTGGCCGACCTGATTCGCTACAACGCTGAGCGCGGCCAGATCGGACCCGGTGATGTCGACGATCAGGTGGAGCGTCGACTGGCCCATATGCGCGCCGGCAGTTCGCATCGCTATGTGCGCGAACGTGCTGATGGCCATGTGGTGGAAATGCGCGGCGAACCCCTGCCCGGCGGTGGCTTCGTCATGAGTTTCAACGACATCACCGAATTCAAGCGCGCCGAGGACGCCCTGCGCGAAGCCAACGAGCATCTGGAAGATCGGGTCGAACAGCGCACCTTCGAGTTGCGGGCCTCGCTGAAGGCGCAGGAGCAGGCCCGGCGGCTGGCCCAGGCGGCGCAGGAAACGCGCACCCGCTTCATCGCTGCTGCCAGCCATGATCTGTTGCAGCCGCTGTCGGCCGCGCGCCTGTTCCTGTCTTCCCTGCGGGATGACCCACGCCTGGGGACGGACGCCAGCGGACTGGTCGATCGGGTCGATTCCTCCTTGTCGGCCGCCGAGGAGATGCTGGACGGACTGATCGATCTGGCGCGACTGGATGCCGGCGTGCTGGAACCCGAGATGCAGCCCTTTGCCCTCGGCGAGTTGTTCGAGTCGATGCAGTCGCAATTTGCCTCACTGGCGCAAAGTCGGGGCCTGCGACTACGCTTTCTGGCCACGCGGCTGGTGATCCACAGTGATCGCAAACTGCTGCGGCGAATCCTGCAGAACTTCATTTCCAATGCGCTGCGCTACACCCGCAAGGGTGGTGTGGTGGTAGGGGCGCGTCGTCAGGGTGAGCGCGTGCGGATCGAAGTCTGGGACAGCGGTCCGGGCATCCCCGACACGGTCCGCTCCCGGGTATTCAGTGATTTCGAGCGTGGCCCCGAGGGCTCGCCCTGGGGCGAGCGCGGCCTGGGACTGGGTCTGGCGGGTTGCATGCGTCTGGCGCACCTGATGGGCGCGCAGCTGGACCTGCGCTCGCGCGCCGAACACGGCAGCATGTTCTTCGTCAGCGCCCGCCGGGCCGAACTGGCCAGCCGCGATCGCGCGAGCGCCGACGCCCAGACCGCCACGGCGAACCGGCAAGGCCTGCGGATCCTGGTGATCGACAATGAACCGGAGGTGCTGGAGGCCACGTCCGGTCTGCTCCAGCGCTGGGGCCATCAGGTGCAGACCGCATCCTCAGGGCTGCCGGCAGTGCAATTGTTGCAATCGGGCAGCTTTGATCTGGCGCTGGTCGATCACCAGTTGGACGGCGACGAGAATGGCATTGATCTGGTCCTGAACTGGCGCCGGATCGGCTGCGCACCCGCGGCCATCGTCATGGTCAGCGCCGATCGCAACGAGGCCTTCCTGAAAGCTGCTGCCGCAGCGCGACTGCCGGTGCTGCACAAGCCGGTCAAACCAGCAGCGCTGCGGGCGATGATGGCCTCGGTGTGTCAGGCCGCCTGA
- the maiA gene encoding maleylacetoacetate isomerase: MTDLIRLYSYWRSSAAYRVRIALNLKGLAYDYQPVHLLAAGGEQRSENYAQLNPQKLIPVLVDGERVIRQSMAIIEYLADVYHGAGYVLMPANARERARVRGISQVIGCDIHPLNNLRVLDYLQSELGADLAQKQAWMRHWMSEGFVALEELLGNNPSTGEFCEGDEPTMADCCLIPQVYNALRYGMDMAPYPTVNRIYERCLQMSEFDLAQPEKQPDAPR, from the coding sequence ATGACCGACTTGATCAGGCTCTACAGCTATTGGCGTTCGAGCGCCGCGTACCGGGTACGGATCGCGCTGAACCTCAAGGGACTGGCCTATGACTACCAGCCGGTGCACTTGTTGGCTGCAGGCGGCGAGCAGCGCAGCGAGAACTATGCCCAACTCAATCCGCAGAAGCTGATCCCCGTGCTGGTGGACGGTGAGCGGGTCATCCGCCAGTCGATGGCCATCATCGAATATCTGGCCGACGTCTACCACGGCGCCGGCTACGTGCTGATGCCGGCCAACGCCCGTGAGCGCGCCCGGGTGCGCGGCATTTCCCAGGTCATCGGTTGCGATATCCACCCGCTGAACAATCTGCGGGTGCTGGACTACCTGCAAAGCGAACTCGGCGCCGATCTGGCCCAGAAACAGGCCTGGATGCGCCACTGGATGAGCGAGGGCTTTGTGGCGCTGGAGGAGCTGCTCGGCAACAATCCGTCCACCGGCGAGTTCTGCGAGGGCGATGAGCCGACGATGGCCGACTGCTGCCTGATCCCGCAGGTCTACAACGCCCTGCGCTATGGCATGGACATGGCGCCCTATCCCACCGTCAACCGCATCTACGAGCGCTGCCTGCAGATGTCCGAATTCGATCTGGCACAGCCGGAGAAGCAGCCCGACGCCCCGCGCTGA
- a CDS encoding sensor histidine kinase → MLDAGQQFLLQVRDRGTGMTDTVLEQALLPFYSTKRSGTGLGLALAREIAEAHGGRIRLSNRPEGGLIVSIWLPKPPARVGSG, encoded by the coding sequence GTGCTCGACGCCGGCCAACAGTTCCTGCTGCAGGTGCGCGACCGCGGCACCGGCATGACCGACACCGTGCTTGAGCAGGCGCTGCTGCCCTTTTATTCCACCAAGCGTTCCGGTACCGGTCTGGGACTGGCGTTGGCCCGGGAAATCGCCGAGGCCCACGGCGGCCGCATCCGCCTCAGCAACCGGCCTGAGGGCGGCTTGATCGTGTCGATCTGGCTGCCGAAACCACCGGCGCGGGTGGGTTCGGGTTAG